Proteins encoded together in one Spodoptera frugiperda isolate SF20-4 chromosome 15, AGI-APGP_CSIRO_Sfru_2.0, whole genome shotgun sequence window:
- the LOC118275537 gene encoding protein rolling stone-like: protein MDKTKKYLKNEFQPQMFNMSHEDLSDFYLSAFQKNVSIWPLFLFRLVLFSGSLATVIASMVIMSKDMQIKHWFIFMTHWGLLFNTLATGLAFAVSGVKLYTGLDSSINTLVKVYWVSFNSTITIAFFITAFYWTLLSGEATADYAFDPVLDVFVHGINSVVMFCLLVTSRQPTRVLHFYIPLALGIVYMVFSLLYYFLGGLSPFGTVWIYPMLDWSEPGSTIVLVIISALLMIVLHFVVVSMTLIRDGVTRSCKQSTVLPICEQDNGISRNLYT from the exons ATGGATAAAacgaaaaagtatttaaaaaatgaattcCAACCGCAAATGTTTAATATGAGCCATGAGGATTTATCTGATTTCTATCTAAGTGCGTTCCAAAAAAATGTGTCCATTTGGCCTCTATTTTTGTTTAGACTAGTGTTGTTTTCTGGTTCTTTGGCCACTGTGATAGCTTCAATGGTCATCATGTCAAAGGATATGCAAATCAAGCACTGGTTTATTTTCATGACACATTGGGGACTCCTTTTTAATACATTGGCCACTGGATTGGCGTTTGCTGTGTCTGGTGTAAAACTTTACACTGGATTGG ACTCCAGCATAAACACACTAGTGAAGGTGTACTGGGTGTCCTTCAACTCGACCATCACCATCGCGTTCTTCATCACGGCCTTCTACTGGACGCTGCTCAGCGGGGAag CAACAGCAGATTACGCGTTCGATCCGGTGCTGGACGTGTTCGTCCACGGCATCAACTCCGTGGTGATGTTCTGTCTGCTGGTCACCTCCCGGCAGCCCACCAGGGTCCTCCACTTCTACATACCACTCGCCCTCGGCATTGTGTACATGGTGTTCAGTCTACTATACTACTTCCTCGGTGGATTAAGtcc TTTCGGCACAGTGTGGATCTACCCGATGCTGGACTGGTCGGAGCCCGGCTCCACGATAGTGCTGGTGATAATCTCGGCGCTCCTGATGATCGTGCTTCACTTCGTCGTCGTCTCCATGACCCTCATCAGGGATGGCGTCACCAGGTCATGCAAGCAGTCCACAGTCCTTCCCATTTGTGAACAAGACAATGGAATATCCAGAAATCTTTACACGTAG
- the LOC118275528 gene encoding protein rolling stone, with protein MSAVKSYFVQEWKVSMLTLEHPKPSDFYTSCWQTTRSSVPFLIWRAILFLTSLGIVLTSMIIYIQNGSFGYWFIYLTHWGLTSILFATGLATAVSLRCYLYGPISTDLSLPWYVKIYWILFNIATPLAFLITIFYWTVLYEAGIEEELNHGLDVAVHGLNSLVMFLLLCSSAHPGRLLHIYQPLVFATTYMLFSVIYHAAGGTDQKGNAYIYPVVNWSEPGTTVLVVFITGLLLVVLHLLTLGLSALRDLVAARLIKPEAPANPSEGMPLRQPVYA; from the exons ATGAGTGCCGTAAAGTCTTATTTTGTACAAGAATGGAAGGTGAGCATGCTCACGTTGGAGCATCCGAAACCGTCTGACTTTTACACAAGTTGTTGGCAAACGACGCGGTCGTCTGTACCATTTTTAATTTGGCGCGCGATCCTCTTCCTCACCTCTCTAGGAATAGTGTTAACCTCTATGATAATATACATACAGAACGGAAGTTTTGGATACTGGTTTATTTATCTCACTCACTGGGGATTAACGAGCATCCTCTTCGCTACCGGACTTGCGACTGCTGTGTCACTACGCTGTTACCTTTACGGACCAATCA GCACCGATCTCAGTTTGCCATGGTACGTGAAGATTTATTGGATATTGTTCAATATCGCTACTCCTCTAGCATTTTTAATCACAATATTCTACTGGACTGTACTTTACGAAG CGGGTATCGAGGAGGAGTTGAACCATGGTCTAGACGTGGCAGTGCACGGCCTGAACTCGCTGGTGATGTTCCTGCTCCTGTGCAGCAGCGCCCACCCTGGCCGGCTGCTGCACATCTACCAGCCTCTCGTCTTCGCTACTACATACATGCTGTTCAGCGTCATCTACCATGCCGCTGGTGGTACCGACCA GAAAGGTAACGCCTACATCTACCCAGTGGTGAACTGGTCGGAGCCAGGAACAACGGTGTTGGTGGTGTTCATCACAGGTTTACTGCTGGTAGTGCTGCACCTGCTAACGCTGGGTCTGTCAGCCCTGCGGGATCTGGTGGCTGCTCGGTTAATAAAGCCTGAAGCCCCTGCCAACCCTAGCGAAGGAATGCCTCTACGACAACCAGTCTACGCGTGA